Proteins encoded in a region of the Anopheles ziemanni chromosome 2, idAnoZiCoDA_A2_x.2, whole genome shotgun sequence genome:
- the LOC131294047 gene encoding uncharacterized protein LOC131294047, translated as MLYAAPYPRARRRLLRLLLVVSAVCAADVLASPTTAYDSYDSNHHAGLVRQGVETPSNGREYHSLHLQHHHLHHRNALSPASSIEVGPQEVQEAAQTLPVQQQYLANGGGDSVTRVPWYGLTELSDVLLLAVLVTFVVLGLLLFSVLVLGLRSKLQFFARSTRQQEQQEQPDGFLLSDYADQKKECSAAKCSVGGSAKLQTKLPAPSLILVETGHVLVRPVPATCVAVTVRDKKSDRETAPRGRRRIEQPLSLSDKRHLTFPSAQSAATSEAATSAAGKRQSPLPIAITLPTATMSATTIEPANNSSQGPTVSNVEGSSANDDKENCLQQHNSSEPTVEQSQHQQHPVLPTSQRNVLKRQPVAEISLFGPPGTPGPAGSPTTFIQLLTPSSASSLSTSATTTDNNATPTKGASTGGGAPGPVLSAAETMAAARFGFSPRSIHSFTVQTATYFRFPDVDDFTPTPRSMRSAAKHHGATESSSTPPAVDGCTEEEGVAVSTEKIPAVEPPVVKCELQPSNAEAKPAEPVPPEREPRPAHRICAPMANRRVRLKSISLDSEGARLVEENLTSTIPVQELVGMAQQRTTGRFDEDDNDDEDDDEDDDEDDPDGNHRQNRNDNDDGVAGGSSSKHARRVRNILNLRLNIPPAGSALATAPLAPPGASQSTGSMAKSAPRTMVTVSGSISNPTMSSTNTTTYPPLQHQHHGMMAVLGVGGGGGQMDESNEQFYFEYYDYGDTDEEDEYDGVDYDEEHEDNNNNSMVVAGAVAVSLPPAPKTPTLSQSKQKASSLDSDKLRLTTATVPYGGSGSVASGAPGGSVSCSGGISHILSIAQSTSGHSMSTLSYPNSQHPREQQSGRQQQQLQHGQYHGQQQHHQQQLQQPPRRVSSASVPTTPKRYQYRTAVNHHYHHTHHQQQASGQSKLKPSHHPGTAPMHLSMPVGGGGGGGGEPNRKDKSPVSGHKGTAAGGATTTTVALPPSSSSTTIDAMKGGQQTNEEPGGKSTKDPVTGKVPTSGRSSILQRRGSNHSLTLNLDVYTRGGSVDLTSSSCSLYRGSYKNLHQVQSHSQLYQQYPDAGSTVRVQCHQASPQQQQGGPLSSSSQAGTPHTNASSNANNNNNASSKKNLLQRRGSNTSLTLNLRSGLGGTGAGGGGGGVGGGGAGGVGGSAFGLNRFSSHNSLNMTHMSTLGTINSSAMGGSISGTGISTVGGGGGPHHSSSLVRPAGSRKSLLERRNSNASLTLINVNQRTLSVSNCNLRGSICSLNSLLTTHTQNEGTGPGGMMLEEDEMDCTGAGNGEGEHHHHHHNHHHHQHHHHQHGDRCHHSRGGCAHGGGNQHGHGRGGGEGELRRFGSSMDAGMLHEGGGCGSERASGGDGSGVQARAGRSANYGRLTVATMHGTSMDTGSNACGGGHHYTVGARQRKFRSSDSLHNINSVREHAVLGCERHQHGSGAVDSHHQTEAKMMSVSNYQRSCQSSFDDRHHFGSSENVKDHQSKLSTHRGLFQRDPATVTSTSSANNLSALGTSSLCTCCCCCCCCCCAGGDPMDGGTCCAQSGLIVKTGNLSISNSNIRNISTKPLSPQTTSEDFKIYLANIQFLQNASNVLTIAYLRKLHNFFSKTYRRMLSSVSGADQRHPSNEQQQLQEPTEPHGRGIDGGSKMMLLHSDSLHHPPVCDDETYDEEHKKMVLKIHQEFWDLPTNYQEKPLVFGSQAKNRYKTILPNEHSRVILEAERAVVPSGEPYINANYIKGPDYASNCYIATQGPLPNTIYEFWLMVHQNIIRAATASPASPGSPTGTTAEQAQKIVMLTNFVENGRQKCAVYFPQEEDDWLAFGITADVDVSNVLEHKAELEASAGERTDQTERNRPTKLRCASGFFLVHNHCVEQRNGYTVRTLGVVYGVRKDTVGVAGSSVGSRTESVDHGDDGDEFELTSFRAHHYWFPDWPDHRSPNDINVLLDLSLDVLGKDGASLSLAGTDRDEPSSKEGYATRNCASPIGSASRAATQGCVVLPIIHCSAGIGRTGCLIAILNGLRQLRLSVSAHTKRRQMKRHPQLHPTQICSSLPADIDDGAEPITDGALNEVSGVAITGTEPGHVPLPDDDELEQRFPLPPVPGGAIEARINGRGSQLTGAQRGESGQVDILGIVCNLRLQRGGMVQNSEQYELIHRALCLYLQQLTQEGHI; from the exons ATGCTGTATGCTGCACCGTATCCCCGTGCTCGTCGTCGATTGCTGCGATTGCTGCTCGTTGTAAGCGCTGTATGTGCTGCGGATGTCCTCGCATCACCGACCACCGCGTATGATAGCTATGATAGCAACCACCATGCGGGTCTGGTGAGACAAGGTGTCGAAACGCCATCAAATGGGCGAGAGTATCATTCTCTTCATCTccagcatcatcatcttcatcatcgtaACGCCCTGTCACCGGCGTCTTCTATCGAGGTAGGGCCGCAGGAGGTGCAGGAAGCTGCTCAAACGCTTCCGGTACAGCAACAGTATCTGGCAAACGGTGGTGGCGACAGTGTGACGCGTGTGCCCTGGTACGGACTAACTGAGTTATCCGATGTGCTACTGCTCGCGGTACTAGTGACGTTCGTTGTGCTTGGGCTACTACTGTTTTCCGTGTTAGTGTTGGGTTTGCGGTCAAAGTTGCAGTTTTTTGCTCGTTCAACCAGGCAGCAGGAACAGCAGGAACAACCGGACGGTTTCCTGCTTTCGGACTATGCAGATCAAAAGAAGGAGTGTAGTGCAGCAAAGTGCAGTGTCGGTGGTAGTGCAAAACTTCAGACAAAACTACCGGCACCATCGCTCATACTAGTGGAAACTGGGCACGTTCTAGTCCGACCCGTGCCTGCGACGTGCGTTGCGGTTACCGTGCGGGATAAGAAAAGCGATCGTGAAACGGCGCCTCGCGGTCGACGGCGCATCGAGCAACCACTGAGTTTATCAGACAAACGCCATCTAACATTTCCATCAGCTCAGTCGGCGGCAACATCGGAGGCGGCGACGTCGGCGGCTGGGAAACGACAATCTCCGTTGCCGATCGCTATTACGTTGCCAACGGCAACCATGAGTGCGACGACGATCGAGCCTGCCAACAACAGTAGCCAAGGCCCAACCGTATCCAATGTAGAGGGTAGCTCAGCTAATGACGACAAGGAAAATTGCCTTCAGCAGCACAACAGCAGCGAGCCCACCGTAGAACAGtcgcagcaccagcagcatccgGTGCTTCCTACAAGCCAGCGGAATGTGTTGAAACGTCAACCGGTGGCGGAAATATCGTTATTCGGTCCGCCGGGTACACCCGGTCCGGCGGGTTCGCCGACCACCTTCATCCAGCTTCTTACACCCTCCTCCGCGTCATCGCTGTCGACTTCCGCTACTACCACCGATAACAATGCGACCCCGACGAAAGGTGCTTCCACCGGGGGTGGTGCTCCTGGACCTGTGCTGTCGGCCGCTGAAACGATGGCCGCAGCACGCTTTGGCTTTTCCCCCCGCTCGATACACTCGTTCACAGTGCAAACGGCCACCTATTTTCGCTTTCCAGATGTGGATGATTTCACTCCAACGCCACGGTCCATGcgttccgctgcaaaacatcaCGGGGCGACCGAATCGTCCTCTACACCGCCTGCCGTTGATGGATGTACGGAAGAGGAAGGGGTGGCGGTGTCTACAGAAAAAATACCGGCAGTGGAACCTCCGGTGGTAAAGTGCGAGCTACAACCGTCGAACGCTGAAGCGAAACCAGCTGAACCAGTGCCACCCGAACGGGAACCACGTCCGGCGCACCGAATCTGTGCCCCGATGGCAAACCGACGTGTACGCTTGAAGTCCATTTCGCTCGATTCTGAAGGCGCGCGACTGGTGGAAGAGAATCTCACCTCAACCATACCGGTCCAGGAGTTGGTGGGAATGGCTCAGCAGCGCACCACCGGTCGCTTCGATGAAGACGACAATGACgatgaagatgacgatgaggacgacgacgaagacgacccAGATGGGAACCATCGTCAAAACAGAAATGATAACGACGACGGCGTGGCaggtggcagcagcagcaaacatgCGAGAAGAGTACGGAATATTTTAAACCTTCGACTGAACATACCACCGGCCGGGTCGGCGTTGGCCACTGCACCCCTCGCACCACCCGGTGCGTCCCAATCGACCGGCTCGATGGCGAAGTCTGCTCCACGAACGATGGTGACCGTGTCGGGGTCAATTTCGAATCCGACAATGAGTAGCACTAACACAACAACTTACCCGCCGCTCCAGCATCAGCACCACGGGATGATGGCGGTGCTGGGCgtgggaggtggtggtggccaaATGGACGAAAGTAATGAGCAATTTTACTTCGAGTACTATGACTACGGTGACACGGACGAGGAGGATGAGTACGACGGGGTAGACTACGACGAGGAGCACGAggacaataacaacaacagcatGGTGGTAGCGGGCGCGGTGGCCGTTTCACTGCCTCCGGCACCGAAAACACCCACTCTGTCGCAGTCGAAGCAGAAGGCGAGCTCGCTCGATTCGGACAAGCTGCGACTGACGACGGCAACCGTTCCGTACGGTGGCAGCGGAAGTGTTGCGTCCGGCGCACCGGGCGGCTCGGTAAGCTGCAGTGGTGGCATAAGTCACATCTTGAGCATTGCACAATCTACCAGTGGACACAGCATGTCCACGCTTTCCTACCCCAACTCTCAACACCCGAGGGAACAACAGTCCGGccggcaacaacagcaactgcAGCATGGACAGTACCATGGAcagcaacagcaccaccaacaacaactgCAGCAACCACCGAGGCGCGTTTCTTCCGCATCAGTGCCAACCACGCCGAAGAGATACCAGTATCGGACGGCGGTTAACCATCACTACCATCATActcatcaccagcagcaggcaAGTGGACAATCAAAACTTAAACCCTCACATCATCCCGGAACGGCACCGATGCACCTCTCGAtgccggttggtggtggtggtggcggtggaggtgagCCAAATCGAAAGGATAAGTCACCGGTGAGTGGTCACAAAGGAACAGCAGCGGGAGGTGCCACAACAACAACTGTCGCTTTACCACCGTCTTCTTCATCAACCACGATCGACGCAATGAAAGGAGGCCAACAGACGAACGAAGAACCGGGTGGTAAGTCGACAAAGGATCCGGTGACCGGCAAAGTTCCAACCAGCGGTCGGTCTAGCATTCTGCAGCGGCGGGGCTCAAACCATAGTCTGACACTGAACCTGGACGTGTACACGCGTGGTGGTAGCGTCGATCTGACATCATCCAGCTGCAGTCTGTACCGAGGCTCGTATAAAAATCTTCATCAAGTGCAATCGCACTCGCAGCTCTATCAGCAGTACCCGGACGCCGGAAGCACGGTACGCGTGCAGTGCCACCAAGCTTCACCCCAGCAGCAACAGGGAGGACCACTTTCCTCCTCCAGCCAGGCTGGTACACCCCATACTAATGCTAGTAGTAACgccaacaacaataacaatgcAAGCAGCAAAAAGAATCTCCTACAAAGACGTGGCTCGAACACGAGCTTAACATTGAATCTCCGCTCGGGGTTAGGGGGGACtggtgccggtggtggtggtggtggagtagGCGGAGGCGGTGCCGGTGGAGTTGGCGGTTCCGCGTTTGGATTGAATCGCTTCAGCAGCCACAATTCGCTCAACATGACGCACATGTCCACGCTCGGCACGATCAATTCGAGCGCCATGGGAGGCAGTATCAGTGGAACGGGAATCAGtaccgttggtggtggtggtgggcctCATCACTCGTCGTCGCTCGTCCGACCAGCCGGATCGCGCAAGAGTCTGCTCGAGCGGCGCAACTCGAACGCCAGCCTCACGCTAATCAACGTCAACCAGCGGACCCTATCGGTTTCGAACTGCAATCTCCGCGGATCAATCTGCAGTCTTAACAGTCTGCTGACAACGCATACCCAGAACGAAGGGACCGGTCCCGGCGGCATGATGCTAGAGGAGGACGAGATGGACTGCACCGGTGCGGGCAATGGCGAGGgcgagcatcatcatcatcatcataaccatcaccatcaccagcaccatcatcatcagcacggTGACCGTTGCCACCATTCTCGTGGTGGTTGTGCGCACGGTGGTGGCAACCAACATGGACATGGACGAGGTGGTGGTGAAGGCGAATTACGCCGCTTCGGAAGCAGCATGGATGCCGGAATGCTTCACGAGGGTGGTGGTTGCGGTAGCGAAAGAGCCAGCGGTGGCGATGGATCCGGAGTGCAAGCTCGCGCTGGACGGTCGGCCAATTATGGTCGGCTCACGGTGGCTACGATGCACGGAACTTCGATGGACACCGGCAGCAAcgcttgtggtggtg GACATCATTATACGGTGGGAGCGAGGCAGCGCAAGTTCCGCAGCTCGGACAGTTTGCACAATATTAACTCCGTGCGAGAACATGCCGTGCTCGGTTGTGAGCGGCATCAGCACGGTTCTGGCGCAGTAGACAGCCATCATCAGACGGAGGCGAAAATGATGTCGGTCAGCAACTATCAGCGCAGTTGTCAGTCGTCGTTTGATGATCGTCATCACTTCG GATCTTCGGAGAACGTCAAGGATCATCAAAGTAAACTCTCAACCCACCGCGGCCTGTTCCAGCGGGATCCGGCCACCGTCACATCTACATCTTCGGCCAATAACTTATCGGCACTTGGCACAAGCTCACTGTgtacttgctgctgctgttgctgttgctgctgctgcgccggTGGCGATCCAATGGACGGCGGAACCTGTTGCGCCCAGTCGGGGCTGATCGTTAAGACGGGCAACCTAAGTATTAGCAACTCGAACATACGCAACATCTCTACGAAACCGCTTAGCCCTCAGACGACCAGTGAAGACTTTAAGATCTACCTGGCGAACATACAGTTTCTCCAGAATGCATCCAACGTACTTACGATTGCGTACCTTCGGAAGCTGCACAACTTTTTCAGCAAAACCTACCGTCGGATGCTCTCAAGCGTATCTGGAGCTGACCAGCGTCATCCATCGAAtgaacagcagcagctgcaggaaCCTACTGAACCCCATGGTAGGGGCATTGACGGTGGATCAAAGATGATGCTACTGCACAGTGACAGCCTACACCATCCACCGGTGTGCGATGACGAGACGTACGATGAGGAGCACAAGAAGATGGTGCTCAAAATCCATCAGGAGTTCTGGGACCTCCCCACCAACTACCAGGAAAAGCCGCTAGTGTTCGGATCGCAGGCGAAGAATCGCTACAAAACAATCTTACCGAACGAACATTCACGGGTGATACTGGAAGCGGAACGAGCGGTTGTCCCTAGCGGTGAGCCGTACATCAACGCCAATTACATCAAG GGTCCGGATTATGCCAGTAACTGCTACATTGCAACCCAGGGTCCATTGCCAAACACAATCTACGAGTTTTGGCTGATGGTTCACCAAAACATTATTCGCGCTGCAACAGCTTCGCCAGCGTCACCTGGCTCACCCACCGGTACCACCGCCGAGCAGGCACAGAAAATTGTCATGCTGACTAATTTTGTGGAAAATGGGCGTCAAAAGTGTGCCGTTTATTTCCCCCAGGAAGAGGACGATTGGTTGGCGTTCGGCATCACCGCAGACGTGGACGTGAGTAACGTTCTGGAGCACAAGGCAGAGCTAGAGGCATCTGCCGGGGAGCGAACGGACCAGACGGAACGGAACAGACCCACAAAACTGCGCTGTGCCAGTGGTTTCTTTCTCGTGCATAATCACTGCGTAGAGCAGCGAAATGGCTACACGGTACGGACATTAGGCGTAGTCTATGGGGTGCGGAAGGACACAGTCGGTGTTGCTGGCAGCAGTGTTGGATCAAGGACGGAATCCGTTGATCACGGGGACGACGGTGACGAATTCGAACTGACCAGCTTTCGAGCACATCACTACTGGTTCCCGGATTGGCCCGACCATCGCTCTCCAAACGACATCAACGTTCTGCTCGATCTGAGCCTCGATGTACTGGGAAAGGATGGTGCTTCGTTATCGTTAGCGGGTACCGACCGCGATGAACCATCATCAAAAGAGGGTTACGCCACAAGAAACTGTGCCTCCCCGATAGGTTCCGCTTCCCGAGCCGCGACACAAGGGTGCGTTGTGCTGCCAATCATCCACTGTTCAGCGGGAATTGGCCGCACGGGCTGTTTGATAGCAATCTTAAACGGATTGCGTCAGCTTCGATTATCCGTTTCGGCTCACACAAAACGAAGGCAAATGAAACGGCATCCGCAACTGCACCCTACACAGATCTGTTCCTCCCTTCCAGCAGACATTGACGATGGTGCGGAACCAATAACCGATGGCGCACTGAATGAAGTAAGCGGTGTCGCTATCACTGGCACGGAACCAGGCCATGTTCCTCTTCCGGACGATGATGAGTTGGAGCAGCGGTTTCCTTTGCCACCGGTTCCTGGCGGCGCTATAGAAGCTCGCATTAATGGCCGCGGCTCACAACTGACTGGAGCGCAGCGAGGAGAATCCGGTCAAGTGGACATCTTAGGTATCGTTTGTAATCTACGCCTTCAGCGTGGAGGCATGGTGCAGAACTCGGAGCAGTACGAGTTGATCCATCGGGCCCTCTGTCTGTACCTGCAGCAGCTTACACAAGAAGGGCACATTTAG
- the LOC131294048 gene encoding CCR4-NOT transcription complex subunit 11: MYDLLTGKNIDHQTFESISTIVQKRFMNVGNWFQVGSALALLLLEDDLSMPVHRLAAIYVLHDIRRREQAESPFFLFLARFLEPTNGLLATSSPGHSLELKFIHLLLSNGDPEIEKKSPRLLCQTFGTMLPTTPAEIVYIQAKVTERLKELPLTVRSNIMNVIPAIQMMPGREQTHKNYTGAAVEELISAMTLHTSNPLTNALGPTFMSVAPPLLTCEEELIWLDLGSPSYHKPVYNSCSDAEPTPDKCLRTLLLQSFRQALSIADQQTLLTELEKDTQQTHLSCVTPEKLPNLIEYNPIIAIEILMKMLKTRHINAYLDEIVNMELSLHSMEVVNRLTTSVDLPAHFVHLYIVNSIATCSTIKDKYMQNRLVRLVCVFLQSLIRNKIIDVKQLYIEIEAFCIEFSRIREAAALYRLLKQLELDQGATGSGVGGSGSASQSLKESGQ; encoded by the exons ATGTACGA TTTACTAACCGGGAAGAACATCGACCATCAGACGTTCGAGAGTATATCCACGATTGTGCAGAAACGGTTTATGAATGTGGGAAATTGGTTTCAGG TTGGATCGGCGCTTGCTTTGCTGTTGCTGGAAGATGATCTATCAATGCCTGTTCATAGATTAGCTGCAATTTATGTACTGCACGATATCCGCCGAAGAGAGCAAGCGGAATCGCCATTCTTCCTTTTCCTAGCACGTTTTCTTGAGCCAACCAATGGGCTGCTCGCAACCAGCAGCCCTGGTCACTCACTCGAACTCAAGTTTATCCATCTTCTATTGTCTAATGGTGATCCGGAG ATCGAGAAAAAATCTCCCCGACTGTTGTGCCAAACGTTCGGCACCATGCTACCAACTACGCCGGCCGAAATCGTGTACATTCAGGCAAAGGTTACCGAAAGGCTGAAAGAGCTTCCGCTGACGGTACGTTCAAACATCATGAACGTCATCCCTGCCATTCAGATGATGCCTGGCCGGGAACAAACCCACAAAAACTACACCGGTGCAGCCGTGGAAGAGCTCATCTCTGCCATGACATTGCACACGAGCAACCCGCTCACGAATGCCCTCGGGCCGACGTTTATGTCGGTCGCACCACCCCTACTAACGTGCGAGGAAGAGTTGATATGGCTGGACCTGGGTAGCCCGTCGTATCACAAACCAGTCTACAACAGCTGCAGCGATGCGGAACCAACCCCGGACAAGTGCTTGCGCACGCTACTACTTCAATCCTTCCGGCAGGCTCTCAGCATTGCGGATCAGCAGACGTTACTCACTGAGCTAGAGAAGGACACGCAACAGACCCATCTGTCGTGCGTAACACCGGAAAAG CTTCCCAACCTGATCGAATACAATCCAATTATTGCGATCGAAATTCTCATGAAAATGCTAAAAACGCGCCACATCAACGCCTACCTTGACGAGATCGTCAACATGGAACTGTCGCTGCACTCGATGGAAGTGGTCAATCGGCTAACAACGTCAGTCGACCTGCCGGCGCACTTCGTGCACCTTTACATCGTCAATAGCATTGCGACGTGCTCGACCATCAAGGATAAGTACATGCAGAACCGGCTGGTGCGACTGGTTTGCGTATTTCTGCAGAGTCTCATCCGGAATAAGATCATCGACGTTAAGCAACTGTACATCGAGATCGAAGCGTTTTGCATCGAGTTCAGTCGCATCCGGGAGGCGGCTGCATTGTATCGATTGTTAAAGCAGCTTGAGCTTGATCAAGGAGCGACCGGTAGTGGGGTTGGGGGCAGCGGAAGCGCTAGTCAGTCACTAAAAGAAAGTGGGCAATGA
- the LOC131289306 gene encoding uncharacterized protein LOC131289306 yields the protein MSSTSFNVGVSGETKPSSRVLKPPGGGHSDIFGSSDVRHNPPRPKNNQQNSSNMNAVMGTVDPNESLDSGKREVGSVAPSSGDASSPSAPQNGGGSPNGGAENKAAGSDSQRARVPPGGHSQGFW from the coding sequence ATGTCGTCGACTAGCTTCAACGTTGGAGTGAGCGGTGAAACGAAGCCATCGAGCCGCGTCCTGAAGCCACCGGGCGGTGGCCATTCGGACATTTTCGGTTCGTCCGACGTGCGACATAACCCACCGCGACCAAAGAACAACCAGCAAAACTCGTCCAACATGAACGCCGTGATGGGCACGGTCGACCCGAACGAGTCGCTCGACTCCGGAAAGCGTGAGGTTGGTAGCGTCGCCCCATCGTCTGGTGACGCGTCGTCGCCATCGGCGCCCCAAAATGGTGGGGGCTCGCCCAACGGCGGTGCCGAGAACAAAGCAGCTGGATCGGATTCCCAGCGGGCGCGTGTTCCACCGGGCGGACACTCGCAGGGCTTTTGGTGA